From Rhodamnia argentea isolate NSW1041297 chromosome 10, ASM2092103v1, whole genome shotgun sequence, a single genomic window includes:
- the LOC115739903 gene encoding cyclin-dependent protein kinase inhibitor SMR3-like: MSNGSGKLVAKDEQETIRSDNLKNTRFEFDYEIAQISPLDHVGFKIDHPSPKKSIGASKEEEEEEEEEEECGMTSFREEHELVEEDGENNDGFRTPTSSDHKIPAMTRCPPAPMKPKPTRKRKFSSSSSSTFSDDRCKERIDLDSSEQVESLFRPILRDEIKKARRDGNNNG, encoded by the coding sequence ATGTCCAATGGTTCCGGGAAGCTTGTTGCCAAAGATGAGCAAGAAACGATCCGAAGCGACAATTTGAAGAATACCCGGTTCGAGTTCGACTATGAGATTGCCCAAATTTCCCCCTTGGACCACGTCGGCTTCAAGATTGATCATCCGAGCCCAAAGAAATCCATCGGAGCAagcaaagaagaggaggaggaggaggaggaggaggaggagtgtgGAATGACGTCGTTCCGAGAAGAACATGAGCTTGTCGAAGAAGATGGGGAGAACAATGATGGATTCAGGACTCCAACATCCTCCGACCACAAAATCCCGGCAATGACGCGATGCCCGCCTGCGCCGATGAAGCCCAAGCCGACCAGAAAGCGGAAATTCTCGTCGTCATCATCGTCCACTTTCTCCGATGATCGCTGCAAAGAACGGATTGATCTCGATTCCTCTGAGCAAGTGGAATCGCTGTTTCGGCCAATTCTTAGAGATGAGATCAAGAAAGCTAGAAGAGATGGAAATAATAATGGGTGA